From the Microtus ochrogaster isolate Prairie Vole_2 chromosome 8, MicOch1.0, whole genome shotgun sequence genome, the window TGGGCCTCGAACCATTTGCAGCTCACACTGGTAATTAATGCGATACATCACTAACTTTACCCAGCGTCGGCCAGCCGAACTCAGGTCGCTCGGCCCGCACCCGACGCCCCCGCGTGGATCCCTGACTCCGAACCCGGTTTCCAGAGTGGGGGGGCTGAGTGCCTCCCACCAAAACCGAATGCTTTGGCCCGCGCACCCAAAGCCTTCTTTCCAGGAaatttcacaattaaaaatatttatcggGAGCAGATTTACGTTTCTGGGTTTCCAGTCTCGGGGCGTCTGGGTAGGCTATTAAGAGTAATTAGCATCTTTTGCGCATGCAGATTTACTTCGCTCATTGCCACATAACTCATCCCTAAAAGCCGGCGCTGGCGAACGCAGGCTCTGCCGCCAGAGCTGCAGCCGCCGCCCGGGTTGACTCTGAGCCCCACTCGCCTAGCACAACCCAGGCTTCCAGTCTCTCTAGCCTTTTGGTTCGCTCCAGGGCGGCAAGCGTTGCCAAGGAGTAGAAGGctctcactctggagaccagtgTCGTCCGAGCGACCTCAGACCAAGAAGAAAAGTCCCTGGCTAagctctccctgtccctccctggACCGCAGGCCAGCATCGTGGCAaggcatgtgtatgcatgtaagaGTGGGAATCTCTATGTGCACGCGAGCGTGAGAGACGATTCACATATTTGCTGTTGCTAGTGCGTGTTCTTCCGAAAGCACAGGGTGTGCACGGAAAACCACTCGACCCACACCGCCCCATCCCCACCACGCGGCCGCGCGACCAgtttctctccagcccaccagtTCCCATGACATTAGTTCAATTGCTGATCCTAGGCCACTTAGCTAGGAACCAAGTCTTGGGCCTCCATTTCCCTTTTACAGAGAGCCTGCCTTATCCAGCCAGATCACCTGAAACACTCTGAACTAGCGCAGGCGCGTCAGGGGTGGGGAGTCGAGGGGAGACACACTCTGTTGCCGAAGGTCTGCCACGTCCTAGTGTACTGTGTCACCTAAGGATGAGAGGCCCGGCCTGGGTCACTGAAAAAAGGAAGCCCCTGAGGGCAACAGGAGAGGTTGTAGTCTGctggtgggggaggaagggaggtgaggGGTGAGTCCCGTTAACGGGACAAAGTGGTGGGTGATAGAAGGGCTAAGGACGGAAGAGGCTGTGTCTCCGCACTCTGGCCGAGGCACCCACCCCGGGTTCGTTAGTACCGCACTGGGAAGTCCGCAAGCCGCCcaactttcttctctttaatgAGCCCTAGAAGAAGAGGCTGCCCTGGAGGGGTTTGTTCATTAAAGATGTAGCTGGAGGAATATTGTCTCATTAATTATCTGGTTTTAATTACACTCCTACCCTTTGAATCTGGAGATGGGAAAAGTTGATTTGATGGCACCGCCCCCTTTAGCTTAAAGAGTCGGGACCAGGGAAGGGACCAGGAGGGGGCGTAGGGACTGTGTGTGCCCAGGAGTGTGTGGGTGATTGTCCTCAATATGTCTGGTGAGAATCTAGCACATGGCGGGGTGGGGTGCTCTATGCCTTAGTTCATGTAGGGATGCAGCCTCTCTGTGAATCTGAAAATGTGCGTGACCACGTGTGCCTCCGAGGCTGTGTGGACGTGACTTGGATGCCTATGTGCGCTCCCATCCTGCGTGTGGTTCTGTGCGTtggcgtgtgcatgtgcgtggcTGAGTGTGTCTACAGACAGGCCTGAGCTCGGGTGTCTAAGTGAGCAAGAATGTGACTGGATAGCTGTGTGTGTCTAAGACAGTGGCCTCCTGCCCATGAGTTCAAGTGACAGTATCTGGCAGTGTTTCTGGGACTCTGCTGGGCCTTCCACATATGAGTGATGTGGGGGGCCTCTGTGACTGAAATGTTCCGTGAGGTCTACTGCTCCAAGGACGTTGCTTACTTTCCCAGGGTCCCTAGGGCTAGGGTGCCACCTGGAAATCATGGTCCTTTGGGGGGGTACTTAAGGGGGTGTTCCTCCCTGCCTTGTCCCTTGTCAGGCTGGTGTGGCACTAGAGTGGGGGCCGTTTTCCCTTTAAATCGAGGACACTTTGACAGGGGACATTAAGGACCCGGCTGCTCAGGCTGAGCAGATCATAAAACCGGACAGGCAATTTCTGCTCCCGCCAAATAGCCGGGCAAACTCGTTCTGCATCTTTGGTTTTAATGCACTAAACTGGCAGCTAAGCAGGGAGCGAGcaaaggagggggtggggaggcccCCACATACACCGGCACACACACACCGGCACTCACAGCAATGCCCCTTCACACCCTGTGCCCCGTGCCCAGCCCTGACCCCCCCACTGGCAGAATTATCAACTAGAATTTGATTAATATGCAAATCGCAGGCAAACAGCTCCATATAATTCTTTCAGTGGAGAGTAATTAATCACCAGTTAAAGCAAATTAATACATATATCAATTTTGTCAGAAACATGCTTAGTTCAATCGCCCGTAAAATTGAAGTTTGAAGTATTAAGAGGCTCTGCAGAAACGCCAGGACTAAAACTTTCAAATTGATCCTATTTAGTAATCAATCAGGCTCTCCCCTCAGGTTAATCTGCCTAATTTTTCATCTCAAATCATACACTTTACTGACACGCCATCTAGCAAACAGTCGataaaaagttaacaaaaatgATAACGACTCCAGCCACAGTCATTGTGCAGAGCGGTGGGCGGCGGGCGGCTTGGATTGTATTTCTAGGGTGGTTGGGGATTTGGTTTTCTCCTGGACCAAGGACTGGGAGCTCCCCCAGACAGCAGCCTCCTTGCCCCAGCACCCTGTCGTGTGAAGGCAGCCCGAGATGCACACTACAACACTGGCGACATTTCCACCAAAGTCACTCAGACAGCCAGCTCCCTCTCTACTCTTGTGCCTGCCAGAATTGTCAGGAAGCCTGCCTGCCGTGCTTCCGGTAACTATGGCCGGAGCCTCTCCCCTGGCTTGTGTTATGTATAGAAGGGCTGAGGAGCAGTGATGTCGGTGATGTTGCGTTAGCTTCAATGCTTATCTGTTTatcccctctcctcctcactttcttcctttttttttttccattttgttgttgttgtttggtttttttttggagacaaggtcttgctctgTTGCTCTATtaggcctgaaactcactattgAGCCacaagctggcttcagacttgtgatccttccttggcctctgccttccaagtgagtcctgggattacaggcaaacaCCACCAAGGCCCCTGTGTGTTTAATTTGTGCACAGGTTACCGGCTGTCTGAATTTGGATGGATGTGCCATCCTACTCAGCGACACTTTGTGTCCAGAATCCTGTGTGTACCTATTGCTGGGTGTCTGTGTTGTATGTATCTTCATTGTTTTGGGGCTGTACAGTTACAGTGTACCTGTTTGGGGGTGCTCTGTCTTGGCTATGGGACGCTTGGCCCATTCTGCATAAACATGCAGAGACCTCAGGAATCTGGGTACAAAGGTTCCCTCACAGACCTCAGAAGCAGAGATAACTTTTAACCTTGAACACCTTGGAACAGATTGGAGGGGTTACTTCTTGCCCCTAGTCTGATCCTCTGTACTGAGCAGggatgtggaagaggaggaaaaagcccCTGTTGCTTGGCAGAAGGGATTCTCAGTCCCGATTCTCTCTACTACATAGAACCCTGGACTCAGAACCCAgagctcctgagtgcagggaGCAGACACTCTGCCAGAGGTACCTGTCTGCCCTGCACTCCAAGGTCACATCCGCACCCAGATGCGGTTACAAGGCACACAGAGGAAAGCTGAGACCTCTCCCAGACAGAAGCCTTCTGGCCCCATTACCTGCTCCACCGTCACAGCCCTGGTACTGTGCTTCCCTCAGCACACCAGGACATCAGCAGCATTTTCACCAGCGGCTCTGTTTGTAACCAACTTTCTTTTCCTGAAGTACCCACTGAAGTTGCAAACAAGGAGAAGCATCTAGCTCTCCCTAGGACACCCTGTAGATGCTGTTATGTCTACAAACGCACAGCCATGCATACATGGCATACACCAGATTTCAAACTTACATCGAGCCTTGTTGACAGCTCTGCCCTGCCGcctctgcatatatatgcacacaattgTCACGTGTGCTCTTCCAGTTTGGGCAGAGCTGAGCCCCTACCGGAACCGGTGATGGAGGGGACCTGGCCCTTTGCAGCTATATATACTTCTGGGACTTAGGTTCAGCCTAGTAATCAAGTTGAACAGAAGGGGGTAGGTAGATAAGGAAGCCATTCGGGACAGCAGAGAATACCAGTCCCTCTTCAACCTGTTTTCAAAGAAGCAGAGCCTACACAGTGCTGTTCCTCAGTGGCCTCCACTGCCCTCAGAGTAGACTCATGGCCCTTTGAAAGTTCTCTAGACCACCATCTACCCAGCTGTTCACCTCTTGTGGGCTATGTTTTACTTCAGGCTAGGTCCCTTCTCCCCTTTATCTGCCTGAGCCTTGCTGGCCTAGCAGTTTCGAGCTGGGATTCTAGCTGCATGTACTTCAGTTCCACCCCAGCACTTTCCCCTGGCTCTCAGCTCACACCAGCTGTGTACACACCCTAGTGGTGCTCACCCACGGGTCCGACCCACCGCAGGGGTAGCTTCgctcttttctctcctcagcaCCAATCCAGTCACACATAGTTGCGTACACTAGTTTATGATGATTGGTTACACAGGCCATGGAGGTACACCCCCAGTCACCCCCAGTTGCACACGCTCCGCTGCCATCAATCAGCTGTACATGTTCAGTTTCTGGTTGCACACTTGCGATGACACACCACTCAGAAATGCACCGTTGTTGGTCTCAGTGCagttcagcacacacacacacacacacacacacacacacacacacacaccccagcaccaAGTATCTCTCAGGACTGGCAGctgtggggaagagaaagaatgggttgccaacagcagcagagagcctGCGAGGGTAAAGATGGGACCCCAAGAGAAACTGAAGATGGGAAGTGCCTCCATCCAGAATTTActctcccacccccacagggAACAAAGCCCAGGAACTTCGGTTTCCTTCACTTCAGTACTAAGAGCCTGTTCGTTGGGAGGCTGGGTCTGTGGCTTCACCCTGGGGCACAGGCTCATAGGCCAGATTGCGATACCTGCACGGGAATATTCTAGAGATACAGCGTTTTACCCCCACGTCCCAATGGCGCCGCCTAGCTCAGCTAGCTTTCCCCTTTAGGAAGTTCATGGAATTCACTATTGTACACTAGCAGTTGGCCCTCTTCACTTTTGCCCACTCAGGTCCCCTGTCCCCTTCCCCTCTGGCCTCGCGTCTCTTGATCTCACCTACACTGCTGGCCTCTTATCTGACAGTTTCTCTCACATCTTTGAGGCTCCCCTGTGTCCCTTCTAAATGCATATGTTTGGGGGAGCAAATGTGCTTCCACCACAAATGTTTTCTGGGTCCCAAGAAGGGGGTGTTTGTtgggggggaaggagaaaagcccTGGTGTCCCTGGGTTCTGGTGTCTGAGTGCCAGCAGGGCTGGGTGAATGAACTTTCCTGGACCCGTTGGCTCaaaagggtggggaggagggggggtcCCCGCGGCAACCGGCAGGGGCGGAGGGGAGACGGGCGGCCCCAGCCCGTCCCTTTCAGGGGGGACTCATGCATCAAACTTCAATTTTCCGGACGATtgaattagtgattttttttctcctgaactAAAATACACTTAAGTCTTTGGGATTAATTACCACGTTCTGGTCCCTCAGACTGGAGTATTACTTATCGGAGCTGCGTCTGACACTGGCCCGACACCTCGTAAAATAAGGAACTGCGCCTCCCGGCCTCACCCAACGCTCCGACCGCCAGGCCACCGCGCCGGGAAAGGCAGAACGGCAGGCGCAGAGGAGGCACGTTCCGGCCGCGCAGCTCGACCTGTCCCAGAGAGGAGGGGGCTCCAGTCCATGGAATCGGTCGTGTCCAGGTCTCAACAAGACTCGCAGAGGTCCGGGACGCAACCGAGAAGGAAGAGACAAATACTCTCCCTTGGTCATCCAGGAAACGAAAGTGGGTCCGCACAGGGCCGGGATTCCCAAGGAAACAAATTTGCCTTGGTCGCAAGCTGTAAGGGAACTCTAGGCGAAGGGTCGAGCCTTAACGAACTTCGCCTAGAGTGAGAGTAGAATCCGCGGCCCTACACACGACCCATGTCACATTCAGACACGAAGAAGAAACAGGCAAAGTACACGGCCAGCTCGCCCAGATCCCACTCCTGAACGTGCTAACAGCACACAACCTCACTAGAGATAGGAACCCTGTGAGAGCCTCTGGGGTGTCACCTGGAGTTCAAGGCCCTCTTGTGTCATAGGTCCCAAAGGCAAGACCTGGGTGGTGGCCAAGGCCATTTGAGCTCCCCTGGACCGCATGCTGGCATCAGATAGCTAAGAAGATGGCCGGCTAGAGTCCCGGCCTCCCAGTATTGAAGCCCCTTAGCTCTCGCCCACGATTAGCGGCTTCCCCACTGTCTGTTGTTTGCTTGACCCAGCCTAGAAGTCAGTGACTGGAGTCAGGCCTGGGTAAGCTCACCCTGGAGCGCCTCAGAAACCCAGGGTCAGCGGGCAGAAGCACGCTCTGCAGCAGAGTGGCTTTGACACTCCGGtatgcccccccaccccaaactctGTTGATCGGGGCTCCGCTGCTGACCGGTGCTCACCAGCTGGGCTCAGCCTGAAGTCTCCggtacccctctctctctctctctctctctctctctctctctctctctgtctctctctctctctgtctctctctctttctctctctctacctgcctccctcccctccacacgGTCACTCTTTTCTTCAACTCAATTTCCTTTCGAGGCCACAGACACAACGAATTACTTCCGTCTCTCAAGGCCTgagtcttctgcctcctcctccaagaAGCCATCGCCACCCTTGAGCCCGAAGCTGGGAGCTGGGTCTCAGCCTTTGGCAAGCAGCACTCCCCTTATGGTCTACGAGGACGATTTCCTAACAGCCACGACTGCTTCCGAGCCGGCCGGCGGATTAGATTGGGAGCTACTTGAGGGCAGCGACCAGATCTACCTCGTTTCAATTTCCCTAGACACCTGCACACAATAAATACTTGCTGAATcgatttccccctttattttatCAATCCTTCTCCTTccgtcttcccttctttcttttcctccttccttcctccctcgttattttttatttcttggttatATTCAATTGTCATGTTTTTCAGGCTCATTAAATCCATTtagagacaaaagaataaaaggcagaagagaaagggagggggaggaaggaagggggaggggaggggaggaggccagAGAAGCAAACAAATAACCCGCTTTAACTAGACGGGCGGATAAATGGCCCCGTTTCTCCTCAGCCCCGATGCGCCTGCTTAGCTGCGCGCCCCGCGGGCGCCGCAGCTCGGGTGGGCTCAGCCCTAGGGCCGCCGCCCCCAGCCCGAAGGGACCCAGCAGGGCCCAGCCCAGGGCCTGGATGCGCAGAGCGGCCGGAGGTGCCAGGGCCGCTTCATTGGGATTCATGGGCGTGTTGGGCGGGCGGCCCGGGGGCTCCGGGCGCGGGGTGGGGGCCGGGCGGGGGGAGGAGTGCGCGGCGGGCGCAGATGCCCGGGTGACCGCCGCGCCGCGGTCCCTGCGCCGCCTTTGTGCCGGGGAGGCGCGCGCGGGGACCTAATCCATCAAATTGTCTACAAATTGTGAAGAAAATTCAAAAACCATATGGTCGCCAGCGCTGGCGCGCTCTGGGCTGCGGAGGGCCGCGGCCATGCCCGCACCGGGAGCCGCGGGGGGCTGGGCCCGGCTATTGTCGCCTGTCAGCGGCCGCCCGGGCCCATTCGTCCCGGCCTTCATGGTCCGCGCTCCGAATTACAGACCCATCCATCCTAAGAGAGGGCGATTTATGTCGCCCTGAAGGAACCGGCCGCACGGTCGCGCGGCTGTCCTGCCTCCTCTTGCCTTCTCTCGTCCCTGTCGTCTCTTCTCTTTGAGTCTTcccattctttttctccttcgTCTCCGTCTCTGTGCCCGTTTCTCGGTGTCTATAAATGGTTCTCTCTCcaccctgcttctctgtctctcacattcTCGCTCCGTTCTTCGTGTCTTTCTATGCTCTTTCCCTGTTTCTGGCTGTCTCTTAGCTTCCTCCTTGGACACACACGTTCCTGACTCAGGCCCCGGGGCCCCATCGCCTGCCCAAGACCAGATGCGCGTTTCTCACATCAATTTTTCGGAGAAAGGGAGCCCAGCGGCCTGGAGGCGGGACCCAACTCTGGTGACAGCGGCCACTCGCCAGTCCGGCGACAACAAAAGCCCAGAGAGgacaccccccctccccgcccagcCCCACAGCTCAGGAAAGTGAAAGCCGCCTTAGCCCTCACGCCAGTCTCCCAAAGTCGTTAGGAAAGCAGGAAGTCTCTGAGATACCGATGGTTCTGCTGCTACCCAAGTTATGGGCCAGCGTTTGCAAATGTTACTAGAAATGTACTACAACCCCCAGACGCTTTGGGCTTGCGTTCCGGAAGCCCACAAGTGCAATTCTGCATGTCCTACTTGCCTCCAGCCTTACACTCTTTTACGGAATCCTAAACCAGGCTGAAGCCCTCAGGGCAAGACCAAAACTTGGGTGTCTCCAGGCTCCACCCTGATCTTCAATGAGTGACACCAGCCAGTGTCTCCGAGTTTAGCAGGTGTCCAGGAAGCACAGGTAGATCACCATGCTCAGCGATGGAACACAAAACTGTAGGACAGTCTTGCCCCACCTTGGTGCCTTCCGTGTACAAATGAGTTTTCTGTCACTATCAGCAAGACTAGTTTTTTTACCCCGACCCGACGAAGCAGACTTCTCAGTCCATTTAGTAGCTGCTGCGTGCTTAAGGGGCCTGGGCAAAAAGCCCTTCCTCCCATTGCTTCCCTGTTGTCCCGagcccccaagcctgccctgaaACATCTCCCCCAAATCTCCAAGGCCGGCGGGACCCACAAGGGGAAACAGGAACATTCTTAACCTTCAGCTGTTTTGGGCAAATTTGGCCCATTCTTGCAAATGCGGTGGCGGCCCATTCTAGTAAAATGGCAAAGACTTTATTTATTGGAGAAAGAGGCCTTGGGTACAGTCGGAGAAAGAGGGGGCAAGGGGCAGGAACTGGGAAGGAACGTCCGGAACCCACCCTCTGCGGACCACCCTCGTTCGTATCGCCAAGTGGAAAGATGTTGACAGACAAACCCAAAGCTGCAGAAAAGATGAGGGTGAGCCTTTGGGTCGCCCATCTTTAGGTCTCTGTCACatgcaaaaaggaaaataaatcttaaaagagttaaaaataattcCAGGGCTTTGGGTTCTGTTTTCGATGGTTGCTTGGATGTTCCCTTGCTTTTTCCCTAAGAGCCAGACTCCAGCAGTCAGTCCGAGAAAAATGCAAGAAGGTttggagaaattttaaaaatagtgtacATAGGGAGGCAGACACGCCATCGAAAACAGACTTCTCTGGCTAGGGAAAGAAAAGATCGGTTTTGAAACTTGCAAGTCAAGGCTCGgctgtcccccccaccccattctcacgcaggggaaaaaaggcagaaggaaatgaaaagtcaACTGTAATAGGCCGAGGGAGTGAGCGAACCGGTGTATTCGCTAcatgcagagaaaaatgaaaacagcttcTAGACCGCAGGAGTTAGTGTTCGCCGCTCTCGTGTCTGCCTCACCGTCAGCCGACCTGGTAGCACTCGGGCTTTGATAAAATCGAAATatctgagattaaaaaaataataataaaataaaataaagaaaaagatcagGCTGCGGTGGGAGGAACCTTCTATATAGGCTTAAATATTTATACAGAAGCCATACAGAATTGCACGGCGAGGGCTTCCGGGGCGGCGGAGGCCGCGTGTGGCTGCCGGCCCCGCCGGCCGGCCCGGATTTATTGCTTCGAGAGGGAAGAGGTGGCTGTCAGGAGCCAAGTCCGGGCCCCGGGACacgggtggaggcaggagatgcaGAGGAGGTCCCAGCTCCCCTTAGCGGTCCGGTCCGGGAGGCGGCGGGCATGCGGGCGCTGGGGGCCCGGGTGGCAGAAGGTCCAGGGCGCTGCTCAATCGTCCACGTCGATTTCTTCGTCTTCCTCGTCCTCTGAGCAGTCCTGGCTGCTGGCTCGCTGGTCCGTGAGTGGAGAGGCCGGCGAGAGCTGCAATGGCCCACCGCCCGTGGCTTGCGGGGCGCCTGGGGGGAGCGCGGGAGAACCGGGCCTAGACTTGGCCCTGACGCAGCCGCCACCGCCTCCGCCCGAAGCCTCCGAGTTCTGCTCGAGTTCGGCCAGTGCCACGATGTCCATCTGCCCGCTGGGGCCCAGTTTCTTGGCGGACTCCACGTCGGCTTTCATCTCCTCCAGATCCCGCTTGAGCTTGGCGCGCCGATTCTGGAACCAGGTGATGACCTGTGCGTTGGTGAGGCCCAGCTGCTGCGCAATTTGGTCGCGATCGGCCGGGGACAGGTACTTCTGGTATAGAAAACGTTTCTCCAACTCGTATATCTGGTGGTTGGTAAAGGCCGTGCGTGATTTTCGTCGTTTCTTGGGCGTCTGTCGTTGCCCGAAGATGGTCATCCCATCGCGGCCTGGAAAGAAATGACAGTGTACGCTCGCAACGGGAGAGTGAAGACCCCACCCAGACTATCCCATAACTCTCCACCAGACCCAGGCCCCTCTCGCTGTTGTTCcctcttcaatttgattccagtCTCTATACTAGAGCAAGCTGGGCCATGGGAAACCTCCTGTCTTTGATCTCCTGGAATTCCCTAGGAAAAATCGTTTTGATCTCTGCTCCCTAAGAGTTGATCTGAAAGACCCGAAGTCTCACAGAGTACAGAGAAGCCAAACAGAGACTCCCCAAATGTGTTGTGAACACGGATTTTCCACCCCTTCCCAATGGCCCCACTCCATCCTACCCAGAAGTTTCCAGGAaaagattctctctctcccccacttcaGGAGTAAAGTCAGGGGGCATCCAAGCCGATGGGGACTCTAAGAAGCCGGTCAGACTTCAGCGAGAGCTTGGGTTACCCCCACTTCTCTCAGATCACCCCTACTCAGGACGCAGAGGTCCCTAGGAAATAGGGTCCTGCTTCACCTATCTCTACTCCCATCTTGGCTGCAGAAGCTAGGACAGGAGAGACCTGACGGACGGACGACGTGGGCAGAGCCAGGGGAGTTAGGAAGTACTGGGCGCTGAGTGTGGGTGACTAGGCGCAGAGCAATCTAGGTTGTGCCTACCTTCGGCTGCCTGCAGGACGCTGACCTCCAGTCCCTTAAAGGTCTTGCTGGCGAGCTCTTCCAGCGCGCACAGCGGCGAGGTCTGCGAGAGCAGAGCGCGGCCGGCCAGGGGCAAACCGCCCGGCGCGTGCTTGTCCGCGGCCGCCAGCAGGTGCGCCGCCCCACACAGCGAGTAACTTCTCCGCACTGACGGCTTGTTGAGGATGTCCTCGATGCTGAACGGCGTCAGGGGCTTGTTGGAGTTGGCGGGCGGCGGCAGGTGGTCCAGAGGGCTGCGCCGCCGCTCCTCCCCCGGCACCGCCTTGCCGTCCTCCTTGGAAGTCATCTCGGCCTCGCTTGGGGGCCCGGCCGGGGAGGCTCGGGCCGCGGGGACCCAGCCCGCGGGCAGCTCGGGCTCCCGACtgtaagaaaggaaggcaggaggccGCAACGGGCAGGGTGCGGACGGGCAACGGGCCGATTAGCGCGGCGACCCCGGCAGGCGGAGCGGCGCGGGGCCCCGGGAGGAGAGCGCTGACGCGGACGCCGCCGCCGGGGTTTCCAGCAAGCCCGGGCCGGAGCCGGGAAGCGCCGCGCCGGGCTCCAGTTTCGCCAGCCCCGG encodes:
- the Lbx1 gene encoding transcription factor LBX1; its protein translation is MTSKEDGKAVPGEERRRSPLDHLPPPANSNKPLTPFSIEDILNKPSVRRSYSLCGAAHLLAAADKHAPGGLPLAGRALLSQTSPLCALEELASKTFKGLEVSVLQAAEGRDGMTIFGQRQTPKKRRKSRTAFTNHQIYELEKRFLYQKYLSPADRDQIAQQLGLTNAQVITWFQNRRAKLKRDLEEMKADVESAKKLGPSGQMDIVALAELEQNSEASGGGGGGCVRAKSRPGSPALPPGAPQATGGGPLQLSPASPLTDQRASSQDCSEDEEDEEIDVDD